The genomic DNA GATCTAACCTTCCGGCGGGCGCCCTTGTCGCCCGCCAAACCCTTTATTAATCAACCAGTTCCCTTAGCCCTTGACGGGTACATCAGGTATAACCAAGGGACCTGCAGGGAACCATAAAAACCTTGAATCATTTTCGGTGCTTGCACCCATTGCCCCAAGGCGGTGCGTGGTCATACCATACGGCCAACGTTGAGGGGCAGGCATCATCCCGCTGACACCCCGCGCTCCAGGCAGCCCTCCGGCGCCGGACATCAACACCAGACAGCTGGCCCGGTGACCACCGGGCAACACGCCCGCCAAGGGCGTCGTGAAACGGATATTCGGAGCAGGTTTTTGAATCGACGGGTGCGGCGATCGTCGCGATGACGATACGCCTTCAGGAGGTGCGGTATGGCTGAAATGGTACGTGATCTGGATCGGGTGACAGCAACCTGCGAGCAGCTCACCGAGATGACCGAGGCAGAGCGTCAGGCCTGGATGCAGCAGGCCATGGCCGAGCAGCGGGCCATGGTGTTGCGTGCGGCGCTGCAGGGGCTTGGGCGCAAGCTCTCCGCCATGCTGGGCCGTCGTGGCCAGGTGCTTCCGGTAGAGGAGCAGCCGCGCCCCGATCAGTACGACGAGCACACCCTGCACGCGGTAAACGCCCACGCCGAGGCGAGCAACGAGGCCCGGGATCGCCGCGTGGCCTGATCCCGAAGCACGGCAACAGGCCCGCGCGTATCGGCGGCCACCCCGGGGACGGGGTGGCCGCTTTTCGTTTGCCCCACCCCACGCCGATGCTGCAGATCGGAAAACAGCCCGCTGCCCCTTGCAAGCCACCCCCCATGACATAGATTTGCAGTAAGCCAGCAGTTGCCGGTCATGCGGGGACGCGGCCGGGTTTTTGTCAGCCCGCACCGCGCTCCGGTCGTTGTCGCCAGGGGAGATCACCATGAGCCATGTCCGCCGTCCTGTCGTCGCAGGCCTGTTCTACCCGGGGCATCCGGAGGTTCTGCGTCGCTCACTCGATGCCTTGCTGCAGGCCCGACCACTGCTGGGCAGCCCGCCACGGGCCATGGTGCTGCCACCGCGCAGCCAGGCCCGGGCGGGCGAGGCCATTGCAAGCGCGTGCACCCTGTTGCAGGGCTGTGCGTCGCAACTGCGGCGGGTCTACCTGGTGGCCGAGAGCCCCTACACCGGCCATGACGACGCACCTCATTTCGATGGTCACGGCCACTTTCAAACCCCGCTGGGCCGCCTGGCGGTTGATCAGCAGCGGGTTGCAGAGCTGGTGGACGAGTTGGGCGGCTTCACGGACGACAAAGCCCATGACCTGGAACACCGTCTGGAGGCCCCGCTGCCCTACTTGCAGCGCACCCTGCACCGGTTCCGCCTAGTGCCAGCGCTGCTGCCCGTGGGCGCAGCCCGCGCCGCCACCCGCCTGCTGCAGGGCGCGCTGAACGATGACGAGGGCCTGCTGATCGTGGTGGATCAACCGGAAAGCACATTGGCCCGGCGTTTGGAGGCCGAGGCAGCGACGCGCCGGTTGACCTGCCAACCCGTGACCGAGGCGGAGCACGGTCGCCCTCTGGCGCTGAGCTTCTATCCCTGACCGCCCCGATGCCGCTGCGGGCGAGCGGGCGCCACCAATTGGTGCCCGGGCCCCGGCTTTCCTGAAAGCACGGGGCTTGGCACAATCCGGACAGTCATCCCGCAGATCACGAGGGCGTCTCGCCATGCAAGCAGGTGGTTTCACCGAACCGGGCCCCGGCCGTTCCCACAATGAAGACCATTTCGGCTACGACCTGCCCGCCGGGGTGGCCGTACTGGCCGACGGCGCCAGTAACCGCCCCCATGGCGAGGTGGCTGCAGGGCTCGCGGTGGACACCATCCTGGCCATCACCCGCAATCACCATGGCGCCGATCACACGTGGCTGGAGTCCGGCGGTGAGCCCCGCAAGCTTGCTCAGCTGGCCAACCAGGCGCTCCTGGCGCACACGGAGCGCAATCGGCGCCATCGGGGCATGGGCAGCACCCTGGCCTTGCTCACCGTCGCACCGGCGTCGGTCAGTCTGGCCCTGGTGGGGGACTCGCCGGTCTACCGGTTGCGGGACGGCGAATTGCTCTGCCTGGGCTCGGGGCGAGGGGCTTACGAAGCGCTGGGGGAGCGCCCCCGCGTGCGCCCGGAGTTGCACGACCTGGACCGGGCAAGCGGGGATCTGTTCCTGCTGTGCTCCGATGGGGTCTCCTCTGCGGTGGATAGCGCCACGCTGAAGACCTTGCTGCAGGGCGCTGCGGACGACCTGACCGACACCGCCCGGCATATCGTCATGCAGGCACGCGAGGCGGGTGGCGAGGGGGATGCCTCGGCCCTGCTGGTCCGGCTGCGCTGAGCTCCCGGCTGCCACGGGCGGCCGCACCACCGCCGGCCGGCTAACGCCGGCGCGGGGTATGCAAAGGCCCCTCCTGCTCGGCGTAAAATGCCGCCAGATCCCGGATTTCCGAATCACTCAGCTCGGCCGCGATGCCGTTCATGATCGGGTTGGCGATGTCTGTATCCCGGTAACGCCGCAGCATCCGGGCGAGGTAGTCCGCATGCTGGCCCGCGATCTTGGGATACTGCGGATCGGGGCTGTTGCCATCCTCACCGTGGCAGGCAATGCAGGCCGCAGACAAATCCTCGCCCCGCACCGGGTCACCCCGCTCGATGGCCGCTGCCGGCAGCGCCATCGCGAACCCCATGCCCATGATCACCCAGACACTGAAACCCTTCATCATCAACGCCCCCTGGAAGACGGCTCACTGGCCGCGAAATAAGCCGCAATATCCTCGATATCCTCTTCACTCAGGCTGCGCGCCTGGGCGTTCATGGTGGGGTGATCGCGGACGCCCTCACGGAACGCCATGAGGGCATCGACCAGGTACTCGGCATGCTGTCCCCCCAGCTTGGGGACGTGGTAGCTGGGGTACACGTTGCGTTGCCCGACCACGCCGTGGCAGCCCATGCAGGTATCGGCTTTAAGCTGGCCGGCCACCGGGTCACCAGCCTGCGCCGGCCCCAAGAACAAGGCGGCGGCCAGGGTAACCCCGGCAGCCGTGGATCGGATGATGGGCATAGATCTCCCCCTTTGTGCTGGATGGGCTGGTGGGCCCCACGACCCCCAAAACCCTTTCTTTTTTCTCTTTCTTCTGTTTAGCACAGATAGGGGAAATTGCCCGATTACCCTACTCGGGCAATACGGCTCAGAGGGTGCGAAACCCTTCCGTCGGCTGCTCCGTGTCGGGCGCGGCCTCCACCCCGGTGACCTGGGCGTTGGGCGGGCCCTCTTCCAGCCAGGCGGCGAGTTCATCCAGGGCATCCGTTGGCCCATGGGCGAGCACCTCCACCCGCCCGTCCACCAGGTTGCGAGCGTAGCCGCTAAGCCCCAACTGCTCGGCATGGCGCTTGGTGCTGGAGCGGAAGAAGACTCCCTGCACAGTACCGGACACAAAGAAACGTCTGCTCTCGTTCATTGCTCCTCACTCGGGCTGTTGGCCTGACGGACCACCGACCGGATCTGGGGCCGTGTGGTGAATATGTCATCCAGCGACTCTGCCAGGCCCTCCGCCAGGCCGGTGTCGGCCTGTTCCAGAGTGTCGGCCAGCCGCTGGTCCCAATCGTCTCCATCCTTGCGCAAAGCGGCGACGCTGGGCAATGGGAACGTCTCGCTGCGGTAGAGATCCAGCAGAGTGTAGTGGGAGGGATCCCTGGCCAGTATCCAGTCGCCATCACCGTTGAGCTGAATGGCCCGGGCCCGGCGTAGCGGGCGCAACACCTCCAGCACCCCCATTTCGCCCGCCTCCGGCTCCAGGCGGGCCAGCGCGCGGGTGCTCAGCCCGCGCCCATCACGCTGCGCGTTCCAGAGGTGGCCGAGCACGTGCACCGCCAGACGGAAGGCATCCCGGCCGGTGCCGGCCGCGCGATGCCGCGCCAGCGAATAGCTGCCCAGTGCCTGGGTAAACTCCGCCCCGACCAGCACCACGATCCAGCTGAGGTAGATCCAGATGAGGAAGATCGGCAACGCCGCCAGCGCCCCGTAGATCGCCTCGTAGGTGGGAATGTTACGCACGTACCAGCCGAACCCGCCCTTGGCGATCTCGAACAGCACCGCCGCCAGCACCCCGCCGAGCAGGGCGTGGCGGACGGGTACCCGGTGGTTTGGCACCGCCGCGTAAAGGAAGGTAAAGGCCAGCGTTTCGGCGACGAACGGCATGGCCGCAAGCAGGCCACCGCGCACACCACTGAGCGCATCGATATCACCAAAACTGGCCATGGATACCACGTAGGAGCTGACCCCGAGGCTGGCCCCCATGAGAATCGGCGCCAGGGTCAGCACCGTCCAGTAGACCATGAAGCCCTGCAGTGGCCGCCGCCGCTGCTGCACCCGCCAGATATCATTCATGGCCCGGTCGATGGCTGCCATCATCAGCAGCGCCGAAACGACCAAGGCGATCAGGCCAACCACGGTAAGCCCGGCAGCCCGGTCCACGAAGCTCTGCAGGTGCTGCTGCACCACTTCGGTGGAGGCCGGCACCAGGTTCTGGAAAAGCAGATCCTGCAGCTGCCCGGTCAGACCGGAGAACACCGGAAACGCGGCAAACATGGAGAAGCCAATGGTGAGCAGCGGCACCAGCGCCAGCAGCGTGGTGTAGGAGAGCGTGGCAGCGTTCTGCAGGCAGGCATCCCGCCGGAAACGCTCTGCCACGTAGCGCAGGAAGTCCACGCTGACGCGCAGCCAGTCGATGCCCTGCAGGCGTTCGCTGGCCGCCAGGCAGCGTTGCTGAATTGCCCGGACCGGGTCTGCCAAGTTGCCTCCTGAGCTGTTGCGGGCCTGTAAGCCGCCCCGGCGTGCGCTACAATCGGCCGGGCCTTCAACCCCGCTGGCCGGTGCAGCCCCAGAGCGGCCGGCAGCCCCACGCGGATGCATCACGATGCCTGATATCCTGATCCTCTACTATAGCCGACATGGTGCAACGGCCGACATGGCCGAGCAGATCGCACTGGGTGTCGAGGAGAGCGGGCCGGATTCCCGCGCCCGGGTGCGCACGGTACCCCCGGTATCGACGGTCTGCGAAGCCACCGCCGACGAGGTGCCGGACAGCGGCCCACCCTACGCCACCCTGGATGACCTCAGCGAGTGCGCCGGGCTGATCCTGGGCAGCCCCACCCGCTTCGGGAACATGGCAGCCCCCCTGAAGTACTTCCTGGACGGCACCAGCAGCCTGTGGCTGAACGGCGCGTTGAGTGACAAACCGGCCGCCGTGTTTACCGCCACCTCGAGCCTGCACGGCGGCCAGGAGAGCACCCTGCTGAGCATGATGCTCCCGCTGCTGCACCACGGGATGTACCTGGTGGGCCTGCCCTACTCGGAGCCGGCCCTGGCCCGGACCCGCACCGGCGGCACGCCTTACGGGGCCAGCCACCACGCCGGCGGCGAGGGGCGGCAGCCCCTGAGCGAGGACGAGCAGGAACTTTGCCGGGCGCTGGGTCGCCGGGTGGCCCGGGCAGCGGCCCGGCTGGAGGGTAACTGATGCTGAAATCGCCGCGCACCCTGCACCGGCTCGCCGTTGTCAGCTACCTGAGCCTGCTGGTGCTGCTGCTGGCCTGGCTGATCTGGTTGTCGCCACCGCCGGAGGCCTTGATCTCCGTGGCGGTCATCGCGCTGGTCGGGCCCCTGTTGCTGCCGCTGCGGGGGCTACTCCATGCCCGGCGCTACACCATGGCCTGGAGCACCATGCTGATCCTGGTCTACTTCGTCCACGGGGCGGCCAGTGCCGCCACACCGGGGATCAATCGCTGGCTCGGACTGGCGGAGGTGGCGCTGGTGGTGGTCTATTTCACAACGGCCATCCTGTACATCCGAGCTACCGGCAGCAAGGCGCACGGCCGGCGCCGACGCGGGGAGAAACAGGTCGCCGTGCCGGACAGCGAGAAGGACAGCGGCTGATTACCCCTCGCCGGCGCCCAGCACCTGGCGCACAAAGGGGATGGTCAGCCGGCGCTGCGCGGCCAGCGAGGCACCGTCCAGCCGGTCCAGCAGTTCGAAGAGCCCGCCCAGGTCCCGCGGAAAGCGGGAGAGCAGAAACCGGCCCGTGTCCTCCGGCAACTCCAGCCCACGCGCGGCGGCACGCGCCTGCAGGCCCTGCAGCTTGCCTTCGTCGTCCAGCGGCTCCAGGCGCAGGGTGAGCCCCCACTGCAGGCGGGAGGCGAGATCGGGCAGGATCAACGACAGGTCGGCGGGTCGGCAGTCCGCGCTCAGCAGCATGTGCCCGCCACTGGCCCGGGTGCGGTTGAACAGGTAGAAGAAGTTCTCCTCCCAGTCCGGCTCACCGGCGAGCACCTGCAGGTCATCCAGCGCCAGCAGTTCCATGCTTTCCATGCCCGCCAGCACCGAGGCCGGCGGCATTCCCTGGAACTCGCGCAGCGGCAGGTAGGCCGCCTTGAACCCCCGCTCACCGGCATCCCGGCAAGCCGCCTGCAACAGGTGGCTCTTGCCCACGGGGCCATTGCCGTAAAGGAAGAGCAACCGTTCGCCAAAGCCCATGGCGGCCCGCCTCACGGCATCCAGTGCCTGCTGATTGGCGCCGACGACGAAGGAGTCCAGGCTGGCGATATCGGTCCAGCGGATGTCCAGCGCCATCTGTTGCGCAGGCGGGGTCGGCTTGTTCTCGGAGTCTGTTACCATGTCGCGCCTGTTCCGGAGGAGGCCCGCATTGCACCCCTAGACCCGTGGGGTGTCAAGAGCCGGTCAGCTCATTCACGCTCCAGGCAAGGCCCGTTCCAGATCCTTATGCGGCACCCCAGACCCTCCCAGAAACTCGCCCCGGTACTCCTCGCCGCCCTGTTCGTGCCGTGGACGGCTGCCCAGTCACTGCCCGGCGCACCCAGCCCGCCCGATGCCCAGGAGAACGACGACTGGAACCATGAGGGGCGCATCTCGGCCGGGCTGAGCGTGACCCGGGGCAATACCCGCACCGAATCGGGCCAGTTGGCGCTGGATCACCGCAGCCGCTCGCCGCGCAACCGGGTGCTGGCCAGTGCCGAGGGTAACCGGGCCAGAGATGACGGGGAGTTGAGTGTCTACAACCTGCGCGGCTCCTTGCGCCATGACTACTTCCTGACCCGCCGCCTGTACTTGAACAGCAGCGCGAGTCTGCTGCGGGACGAGTTCCGGGATATCCGCCTGCGCCGCACCGTCGGCTTCGGCCCCGGCGTCCAGCTGCTGGACACCGAGCGGGTGCAGCTCTCCGCCGAAACCGGCCTGTCCTACATCCACGAGACGCGGTACGTGCAGGACACGCAGCGTGAGCCGGCCTGGCGCTGGGCCATGGACTACCAGCAGGAGTTGGAAAGCGGCGTCACGCTGTTCCACCGCCAGGAGGGCCTGGTGGTGCTGGATGAGCCCAAGGACTGGGTGTGGAGCAGCCGCACGGGGCTGCGCTTTCCGGTCATCGGCGACCTGGCCGGGAGCATCCAGTACCAGTACGACTACGACAACCAGCCCGCCGAGGACCGGAAAGCCTACGACAGCGCGCTGCTGCTGAACGTGAACTGGACCTGGTAGCCGCCGCCCCCGCCCGCGGGGGTATCGCTAACGCCGCCAGCGGAAGCGCGGCGGCGCCTCCTCTCCCGTCTCGCCCTCGGCCTGCGGCTCCAGGCTGCGGGACCCTTCCAGGGCCGAGAGCGCACGCTCGGGCGACACGGCCAGGTCAAGCTCCAGGGCCAACGCATCGCCGCGGGTGCCCGCCAGCCGCGCCTCGCGCACTTCGGGCAGCCCCTGCAGGTACTCCAGCACGGCGGCATAGGCCGAGAGGCTGTCGATGGCCACGCGGATATCGAGACTGGCCTGCGCCTCGCCCGCCAGCACGACGCCGCGCGCCTGGGCCAGGGTGGTCACCGCCCACTGCATGGCCTGCTGCACCAGTTCCTCACGGCTATCGGCCTGGCCGCGATCCTGGCCCGTGGACCGGCCGTCCAGCAGCAGCCACCGCCCTTCCCAGTCCCCGCCGCTGCGCTCCCGCAGGGCCAGGGTGACGACCGGCTGAGCGCCGTAGCGCTGGCTGGCCTCGGCGATGCGGTCGGTGAAGCCGGCCCAGATGTGGCTGTACTCCAGGTTGCGCCGGTCCTCCAGGTCCAACAGGGGCAGCAGGGGCGTCAGCCCCACCGCGGCCGCCTCGGCACGGACCCGCTCGGCCAGCGTGTCCCCGCTGCCCTCGGCCATCAGGTTGCGGCTGCCGTCCACCTCCTCACCGGCCCAGACGATCACCCGGGCCCCCTCACCCAGCCACACCTCGCCGGTGTAATCGGCCAGGGCCGCCTGGAGGGCCTCCGGGTCAAAGCGCGCCTGCAACCGCAGGTCCTCGCCCGCCTCGCCACGCCAGGCATACCCGGCCAACAACTGCTCCGGGGCCAGCATCAGGTCGGCCAGCGCCTCCGCCTCCGCGGGGTCGGCGGTACCGGTCATGCGCTGCAGCTGGCGGGCGAGTGCCGCCTTCAGCGCCAGCCCGCGGTCCTCGTCACTGCGGGTCTCGGCGGAGACCTCCACGGTGTAGAAGGGCGCGGCGCCGGCGGGCAACGCCATCAGCGCAATCAGCAACAGCGGGGTCAGGTACACCAGTCGCATAAGGTATTGTCTCCAGGCTGTCGGAGGCGCCGGGCTATATTTCGGCCCACCGGATCGCTACCATATCGGGTTCATTTGACTATCTAGCCCCGGGGGAGTTGCAAGTGGGTCCGGATCAGGAAGGCCTCACCTATAAGGCTGCCGGCGTGGACATCGACGCCGGCAACGAACTGGTCGATCGCATCCGCGACGACGTCAAGCGTACCATGCGGCCCGGCGTGTTGGGCGGGCTGGGCGGCTTCGGCGGGCTGTTCGAGGTGCCGGTGGACCGCTACCGCCGCCCGGTGCTGGTCTCCGGCACCGACGGCGTGGGCACCAAGCTCAAGCTGGCCATCGAGACCGGCCGCCACGACGGCATCGGCATCGACCTGGTGGCCATGTGCGCCAACGACGTGCTGGTCACCGGGGCCGAGCCGCTCTACTTCCTCGACTACTACGCCACCGGGCAATTGGACGTGGAGGTGGCGGCCGCGGTCATCCGCGGCATCGCCGAGGGGTGCCACCAGGCCGGCGCGGCGCTGATCGGTGGCGAGACCGCCGAGATGCCCGGCATGTACGCCGAGGGGCACTACGACCTGGCCGGTTTCTGCGTGGGCGTGGTGGAGAAAGACGAGATCATCGACGGCAGCCGCGTGGCGGCCGGCGATGCGCTGATCGCCCTGGGCGCCTCCGGCCCCCACTCCAATGGCTACTCGCTGATCCGCAAGGTGCTCGAGCGCGCCCCCGACGGGGCCGCCACCGAGGTGGACGGCCAGCCGGTGGCCGATCTGCTGATGGCCCCCACGCGCATCTACGCCAAACCGGTACTGGACCTGGTGCGCAACCTACCGGTGCACGCCATGGCCCACATCACCGGGGGCGGCCTGCCCGAGAACCTGCCCCGCGTGCTGCCCGAGGGCCTGGGCGCGCAACTGCAGCCCTGGGACTGGCCGGCGGTATTCCGCTGGCTGCAACAGACCGGCGGGGTCGCCGAGGACGAGATGCTCCGTACCTTCAACTGCGGGGTGGGCATGGTGTTGGTGGTGCCGGCCGCGGAGGCGGATGCTGCCGTGCAACGCCTGCTGCAGACCGGGGAACAGGCCTGGCGCATCGGCGAGATCGTCACTGCGGACGCTGACGCGCCGCGGGTGCGGGTGGCACAGGCATGAGCGGTGGCGATGGACGTCAGCCGCTGCCGGTCGTGGTACTGATCTCCGGGAGCGGCAGTAACCTGCAGACCTTTATCGACGGCCAGGCCAGCGGCGAGTTGCCCATTGAGATCAAGGCGGTGATCAGCAACAAGGCCGATGCCTTCGGCCTGGAGCGCGCCCGGAAGGCGGGCATCCCGGCACGGGTGCTGTCGCATCGCGATTTCGAGGACCGCGCCGGGTACGACCGCGCGCTGGCCGAGCTGATCGACGGCTATGCCCCCGGCCTGCTGGTGCTGGCCGGCTTCATGCGCATCCTCTCCGATGCCTTCGTGGCCCACTACGAGGGCCGGCTGATCAACATCCACCCCTCTCTCCTGCCCGACTTCCGCGGGCTGCATACCCATGAACGCGCGCTCGAATCAGGTGTCCAAGTTCACGGCTGCAGCGTGCACTTCGTGATCCCCGAACTGGATGCTGGACCGCTGATCGTGCAGGCGGAGGTGCCCGTCCAACCCGAGGATACCCCGGAGACCCTGGCCAAGCGGGTACAGGTGCAGGAGCACCGCATCTACCCGCTGGCGGTGCGCTGGCTGGCCGAGGGCCGCGTCTGCATGCGCGACGGCCGCACCTGGATGGACGGCCAGCCACTGGAGCAGACACCGCGGATCACCGCCGAGACCCGAACCGAAACCCTGTAGGGGCGCTGCTGCGCGCCCCTTGTTTGCCGAGGAGGGACCGATGCCCGTGCGCCGAATCCTGTTGACCATCACCCTGGCGGCACTCTTCGCCCCGTGGCACACCGCGCTTCCCGGTGAACAGGACGCGGCGGCCACCGACCTCCCTCCCTTTGCCGCGCAGTACCGGGTGCACATGGGCGCCTTCACCATCGGCGAGGGCTGGTTCCGCTTCGAACGCCCGGAGGCGGACCGTTACCGCTACGAGGTCACCACAACGCCGCGGGGGATCGTCCGCATGGCCTACCGGGACGAGACCCGGGAAGTCAGTGAAGGCTGGGTGGGGGAAAACGGCTTCCGGCCGGAGCGCTACGAGTACGAGCGCACGGGCCGTCGGGACGAACAGGAGACCCTGCTCTTCGACTGGGATGCGGGTATCGCCCGGGATGCGGACAGTGACTGGGAAATAGACCTGTCCGACGGCATCAAGGACCGCGTGGTCACCACGCTGGCGCTAATGCAGGACCTGGCGCGGGGCCGCTCCGGCGACCTGAGCTACCGCGTGGCCGATGACGGCGATATCGACGAGTACACTTTCCGCCTGACCGGGGAGGAGACCGTGGAAACCCCGGTGGGCACCTACGAAGCCATCAAGTACGTGCGGTTGCGCGAAGGCAGCAGCCGGGAAACCCGGGTCTGGTCAGCGCCGGAGCTGCACTACCTGCCGGTGCGGGTGGAGCACGTGGAGTCCGATGGCACCACCTTCCGCATGACCCTGGACCACTTCGAGGGGTTCTAGCCCGACGCCGCGACGGCGCCGGGCCGGAGAACCCAGGGCACCGACGGATCAGGCCGCCGGGTCGATCCCCGCCTTCAGGCCAGCCGCTTCGATGCCGGCCACGGCCGCCTTCTCGTCCTCCGGAGAGGCATCACCGCTGACACCCACCGCACCGATGATCTGGTCCTGATCGTCAAGCACCAGCACACCACCGGGCACCGGCACGGCCTGGCCACCCGAGGCCGTGGCCACGGCGGCCAGGAAGGCATCACGCCCCTGGTTGCGAGCACCAACGGTGCCGCTGCTGATCCCGATACCGAGCGCCGCCCCGGCCTTGCCGCGGGCCACTTCAAAACGCACGTTGCCGGAGCCATCCTCACGCTCCGCCGCGACCAGATGGCCGCCGGCATCCAGCGCCACCACCGTCAGCGGTTGCAGCCCCAGGTCCCGGCCCTTCGCCAGGGCACCGGCAATGATCTTGCGGGCCTGCTCCAGGGGCAGGCTGACTTTCAAGCGATATACATCTGCAGGCATTGATCTCTCCTCGCTTTGTATTGCGGCCTGAGTGACTAACACGGTGAATCAACCGACCGGGCACGACTGCCAATGGTCAGCTGGTCAAACCATGAAAGCATAGCAGTCCGTAGCCTGCTCAGTCACCGGCCCCACCCTCACCCGATTCGTCCCGCAGCGGCCATTCCCCGAGCAATCGATAGGCCCCCGGGCGGCCGGCATCTCCGGACTCCACCAGCACAAACCGCTGCACCCTCCACTCCGGCAGCGCCACCGCCCGCGCCCTCGGGGGGTGCGTCTTGCGCCGCAACGTCACGTGAGGGCGAAATTGGCGCCGCTCCGCGGCCACCCCGCATTCGGCCAGGACCTGATTCAGCTGCCGGGCCAGTTCCATCAGCGCCTCCGGGATCGCCTGCACCTCCGGACCCACGTGCGCCACGCCGGCCCGGCGGAACCCGGCGAGTCGCTGCAACTGCAGCCGGAAAGTTGGCACACGCACCTCGTCCGCTTGCGCCTTGAGACAGGTCAACTGCTCCGGGGTGACCAGACCGGCGAATGCCAAAGTCAGGTGCAGATGCCCCTTCGGGACTGCGCGCCCGCCGCGCAGTTCCAACGCCAGCC from Alkalispirillum mobile includes the following:
- a CDS encoding virulence factor BrkB family protein; translation: MADPVRAIQQRCLAASERLQGIDWLRVSVDFLRYVAERFRRDACLQNAATLSYTTLLALVPLLTIGFSMFAAFPVFSGLTGQLQDLLFQNLVPASTEVVQQHLQSFVDRAAGLTVVGLIALVVSALLMMAAIDRAMNDIWRVQQRRRPLQGFMVYWTVLTLAPILMGASLGVSSYVVSMASFGDIDALSGVRGGLLAAMPFVAETLAFTFLYAAVPNHRVPVRHALLGGVLAAVLFEIAKGGFGWYVRNIPTYEAIYGALAALPIFLIWIYLSWIVVLVGAEFTQALGSYSLARHRAAGTGRDAFRLAVHVLGHLWNAQRDGRGLSTRALARLEPEAGEMGVLEVLRPLRRARAIQLNGDGDWILARDPSHYTLLDLYRSETFPLPSVAALRKDGDDWDQRLADTLEQADTGLAEGLAESLDDIFTTRPQIRSVVRQANSPSEEQ
- a CDS encoding DUF481 domain-containing protein; translation: MRHPRPSQKLAPVLLAALFVPWTAAQSLPGAPSPPDAQENDDWNHEGRISAGLSVTRGNTRTESGQLALDHRSRSPRNRVLASAEGNRARDDGELSVYNLRGSLRHDYFLTRRLYLNSSASLLRDEFRDIRLRRTVGFGPGVQLLDTERVQLSAETGLSYIHETRYVQDTQREPAWRWAMDYQQELESGVTLFHRQEGLVVLDEPKDWVWSSRTGLRFPVIGDLAGSIQYQYDYDNQPAEDRKAYDSALLLNVNWTW
- a CDS encoding DUF2069 domain-containing protein — protein: MLKSPRTLHRLAVVSYLSLLVLLLAWLIWLSPPPEALISVAVIALVGPLLLPLRGLLHARRYTMAWSTMLILVYFVHGAASAATPGINRWLGLAEVALVVVYFTTAILYIRATGSKAHGRRRRGEKQVAVPDSEKDSG
- a CDS encoding acylphosphatase, giving the protein MNESRRFFVSGTVQGVFFRSSTKRHAEQLGLSGYARNLVDGRVEVLAHGPTDALDELAAWLEEGPPNAQVTGVEAAPDTEQPTEGFRTL
- the purM gene encoding phosphoribosylformylglycinamidine cyclo-ligase, translated to MGPDQEGLTYKAAGVDIDAGNELVDRIRDDVKRTMRPGVLGGLGGFGGLFEVPVDRYRRPVLVSGTDGVGTKLKLAIETGRHDGIGIDLVAMCANDVLVTGAEPLYFLDYYATGQLDVEVAAAVIRGIAEGCHQAGAALIGGETAEMPGMYAEGHYDLAGFCVGVVEKDEIIDGSRVAAGDALIALGASGPHSNGYSLIRKVLERAPDGAATEVDGQPVADLLMAPTRIYAKPVLDLVRNLPVHAMAHITGGGLPENLPRVLPEGLGAQLQPWDWPAVFRWLQQTGGVAEDEMLRTFNCGVGMVLVVPAAEADAAVQRLLQTGEQAWRIGEIVTADADAPRVRVAQA
- a CDS encoding c-type cytochrome translates to MMKGFSVWVIMGMGFAMALPAAAIERGDPVRGEDLSAACIACHGEDGNSPDPQYPKIAGQHADYLARMLRRYRDTDIANPIMNGIAAELSDSEIRDLAAFYAEQEGPLHTPRRR
- a CDS encoding DUF2066 domain-containing protein; translated protein: MRLVYLTPLLLIALMALPAGAAPFYTVEVSAETRSDEDRGLALKAALARQLQRMTGTADPAEAEALADLMLAPEQLLAGYAWRGEAGEDLRLQARFDPEALQAALADYTGEVWLGEGARVIVWAGEEVDGSRNLMAEGSGDTLAERVRAEAAAVGLTPLLPLLDLEDRRNLEYSHIWAGFTDRIAEASQRYGAQPVVTLALRERSGGDWEGRWLLLDGRSTGQDRGQADSREELVQQAMQWAVTTLAQARGVVLAGEAQASLDIRVAIDSLSAYAAVLEYLQGLPEVREARLAGTRGDALALELDLAVSPERALSALEGSRSLEPQAEGETGEEAPPRFRWRR
- a CDS encoding PP2C family protein-serine/threonine phosphatase, with the protein product MQAGGFTEPGPGRSHNEDHFGYDLPAGVAVLADGASNRPHGEVAAGLAVDTILAITRNHHGADHTWLESGGEPRKLAQLANQALLAHTERNRRHRGMGSTLALLTVAPASVSLALVGDSPVYRLRDGELLCLGSGRGAYEALGERPRVRPELHDLDRASGDLFLLCSDGVSSAVDSATLKTLLQGAADDLTDTARHIVMQAREAGGEGDASALLVRLR
- the hda gene encoding DnaA regulatory inactivator Hda, giving the protein MVTDSENKPTPPAQQMALDIRWTDIASLDSFVVGANQQALDAVRRAAMGFGERLLFLYGNGPVGKSHLLQAACRDAGERGFKAAYLPLREFQGMPPASVLAGMESMELLALDDLQVLAGEPDWEENFFYLFNRTRASGGHMLLSADCRPADLSLILPDLASRLQWGLTLRLEPLDDEGKLQGLQARAAARGLELPEDTGRFLLSRFPRDLGGLFELLDRLDGASLAAQRRLTIPFVRQVLGAGEG
- a CDS encoding c-type cytochrome, encoding MPIIRSTAAGVTLAAALFLGPAQAGDPVAGQLKADTCMGCHGVVGQRNVYPSYHVPKLGGQHAEYLVDALMAFREGVRDHPTMNAQARSLSEEDIEDIAAYFAASEPSSRGR
- the amrB gene encoding AmmeMemoRadiSam system protein B; this translates as MSHVRRPVVAGLFYPGHPEVLRRSLDALLQARPLLGSPPRAMVLPPRSQARAGEAIASACTLLQGCASQLRRVYLVAESPYTGHDDAPHFDGHGHFQTPLGRLAVDQQRVAELVDELGGFTDDKAHDLEHRLEAPLPYLQRTLHRFRLVPALLPVGAARAATRLLQGALNDDEGLLIVVDQPESTLARRLEAEAATRRLTCQPVTEAEHGRPLALSFYP
- the wrbA gene encoding NAD(P)H:quinone oxidoreductase, encoding MPDILILYYSRHGATADMAEQIALGVEESGPDSRARVRTVPPVSTVCEATADEVPDSGPPYATLDDLSECAGLILGSPTRFGNMAAPLKYFLDGTSSLWLNGALSDKPAAVFTATSSLHGGQESTLLSMMLPLLHHGMYLVGLPYSEPALARTRTGGTPYGASHHAGGEGRQPLSEDEQELCRALGRRVARAAARLEGN